TGCCTTGTCTGTAAACTGGATACCATAGGTTGTTTTGGATTCCGATGAAGTTTTGCTATCAGATAGTGCCCTTACCTTTACATATCCACCTTGTTCAAGTTCCTTATGCTTATTGATAACCCCATTATCAGAACCGATATAATAAAAAGGCCCATATTTTTGGTAATATCTTGTGATGTCAGCCTGTTTTTCATTAGCAATAACCTCTTTGATCATTGCTGCTGCTTCATCGCGCGAAAGCTCACCGGCATTGGTATAGCCCGTAAGCATGCATATCATTGAAAGAATAATTAACAATATTTTTCCCATCACTTGCCACTCACCACTACTTTGACCACTCACCACTCACCACTACTTTGACCACTCATCACTCACCACTATCCACTCACTGTAAGTAATTATATCCTTAAGTTGAAAAAAAACAAAACATTTTGTATGCTTAAACCAGTCATGAAACAAATTACGTACTACAGTACAAATAATTTGAGTGAAAGGGTTAATTTTGAAACCGCCTTATTGAAGGGCATGGCTTCTCATTACGGGTTGTATATGGTTTCAAGGCATGACATCCCAAGGGTAGCTCCGGGCAAGGTGGCTGATATGCGGCACATGTCATACGGGGAGATTGCCTTTGAAGTTTTGTATCCTTTTCTTGCCCCTGAGATACCTAAAGAAAAATTGCGGCCCCTCCTTAAGGATGCGTATCAGGAAGATAAGATACCGACAAAGGTGCAGCATATTACAGGCAAGACCTACATAATGTGGTTAACACAAGGACCCACATACTCTTTTAAAGATTATGCAGCACGGTTTTTTGGAAGGGTACTAAATTATTTTCTCGGTGAGAAAGGTTTAAGAAAGGTAGTGGTAGTTGCAACAAGCGGTGATACTGGCGGCGCTGTGGCTGATGCATTATATGGTCTTGATAACATTGATAACATCGTGTTCTTCCCCAGAGGGTCAATCAGCGAGGGACAGAGAAGGCAGATGACCACCCTCGGGGACAATATATATGCCTTTGAGATAAATGGAGATTTTGATGTGTGCCAGGCACTGGCAAAAAATATCCTGGGTGACCAGAGATTCGCAGAAGAGGTGTTTGGGGACAGGGAAAGGTTTACGTCTGCAAACTCGATAAGCATAGGGAGGTTATTGCCGCAGGCAGTTTACCCTTTTTATGCCTATTCAAGGATTTCTGAACAAGGCGAGGGGTTTATAGCGAGCGTACCCTCTGGAAACTTTGGTAATATGATGGGGACGGTTATAGCGAAACAGATGGGCCTTCCGGTAACAAAAATTATATGCGGGGTCAATGAGAATACAGAATTTCCGGAGTTTCTCGAAAGCGGTGAATATGTTGTGAGACCATCAAAGAAGTCGCCCTCATCCGCTATGATAGTCTCACACCCGAGTAATCTGGCAAGATTGATAGACTTTTATGAAGGGCATATGTTTGATGAGAGGGACCCTGTTACGGGACAGGTTATCAGGCCAGGCACAATCGACAGGATGCCTGATATGGATGCAATGAGGAGAGATATCTTTTCAATTGGTATTACCAATCCTCAGCATTATGAGACGATGAAGGAAGTTTTTGATAAGTATGGAGTTATACTTGACCCCCATGGTGCTGTTGGATGGAAAACGCTGGAGATATATCTGAATGGACAACACAATCAACCTGCTGTAATCTATGAAACTGCTGACCCGGGCAAGTTTCCTATTGACGTTCAAAAGGCAATAGGGTTGACCCCTGAACCTCCTCCTAAGATGAAAAGGCAGGCAGGGCAAAAAGAACGAATTTACCATATTGAGGGCCAATCAGAACATACAAGCGAAGGGTTAAAGCTATGCGATGCACAGATTAAAGAGGCAGAAGAAAAGATAAAAGAGATATTTAAGTAAATGCGGTACACAAAGCTTTCCCAAATACTTCGGATAACAGGATTACTGGTATTGATCCTCACCCTTGTCCTCATGGTCTCTTGTATTTTATCGCAAGACCTCAAGAGGCTGAGCGCCGAGGAATTAAAAAAGATGATTGACGAGGGGTCAAAGATACTGATAGTTGACACAAGAGGTGAGTACGAATATAGACAGGGTCATATACCGGGCGCTATAAATATACCACAGGAGCAATTTGATAATATCGAGGCACTCATGCCGAAAGATAAAGACATGCAGATCGTGTTCTATTGTAGAGGGTTTGGTTGATACCCGAGTGTACGCGCTGCGGTCGCAGCGAAAAAGGCTGAATATACGAATGTTCAGGTATTTCTTGAAGGTTTTCCAGAGTGGGTCAACAAGGGATATGAAGTAGAAAAATTCTAATGGAAGACAAAGAATGTTGATACATTCGGAGTTTGGTCTGCCTGCCGAAGCATCGGCGCAGACAGGAGTTTGGAGTTGAAAACCATAAGCTATTTATTGATTTCAATGAGCTTGCTCTTAGTCCTATCTATTGTTTCATGTCAGAAAAAGGATGGAGGGGTAGGAGAGGAGAAGAGGCTTAAGATTATCGCAACCCTCTTCCCTCTTTACGATTTTACCAGGAATGTTGCCGGGGATAAAGCAGATATCAGTCTCTTTCTTCCTCCAGGTATAGAGGCACATAGCTTTGAACCGAAATTAGGGGATATCCTCAGAATAAATACAGCTGATTTATTCATCTATACGGGAAAATATATGGAGCCATGGGTAGAAAATATCCTGAAAGGGGTAGACAACAAGAGGCTTTTGATAATAGATTCAAGTAAGGGGATTACAATGCTAAGAGGGGCCGGTGGGGATAATTCTCGGCGTACACACAAGAATGAACATGGGAAAATAGACCCCCACATATGGCTTGACCTTTCCAATGCCCAGAAAATAGTGGACAATATCTGTGATGGATGCGTAAGAATGGACCCGGCTAATAAGGATTTTTATGTGAAGAACGCAGAGGGGTATAAAGCAAAACTCCTTGAGCTTGACAGGAGGTTTAAAAATACCCTTACCCATTGTAAGAAGGATATCTTTATACACGGGGGACATTTTGCGTTTGACTATCTTGCAAAAAGGTATAATTTGAAATATATTTCAGCATATCAGGGGTCTCCTGATGC
This is a stretch of genomic DNA from Pseudomonadota bacterium. It encodes these proteins:
- the thrC gene encoding threonine synthase; translated protein: MKQITYYSTNNLSERVNFETALLKGMASHYGLYMVSRHDIPRVAPGKVADMRHMSYGEIAFEVLYPFLAPEIPKEKLRPLLKDAYQEDKIPTKVQHITGKTYIMWLTQGPTYSFKDYAARFFGRVLNYFLGEKGLRKVVVVATSGDTGGAVADALYGLDNIDNIVFFPRGSISEGQRRQMTTLGDNIYAFEINGDFDVCQALAKNILGDQRFAEEVFGDRERFTSANSISIGRLLPQAVYPFYAYSRISEQGEGFIASVPSGNFGNMMGTVIAKQMGLPVTKIICGVNENTEFPEFLESGEYVVRPSKKSPSSAMIVSHPSNLARLIDFYEGHMFDERDPVTGQVIRPGTIDRMPDMDAMRRDIFSIGITNPQHYETMKEVFDKYGVILDPHGAVGWKTLEIYLNGQHNQPAVIYETADPGKFPIDVQKAIGLTPEPPPKMKRQAGQKERIYHIEGQSEHTSEGLKLCDAQIKEAEEKIKEIFK
- a CDS encoding metal ABC transporter substrate-binding protein, which codes for MSLLLVLSIVSCQKKDGGVGEEKRLKIIATLFPLYDFTRNVAGDKADISLFLPPGIEAHSFEPKLGDILRINTADLFIYTGKYMEPWVENILKGVDNKRLLIIDSSKGITMLRGAGGDNSRRTHKNEHGKIDPHIWLDLSNAQKIVDNICDGCVRMDPANKDFYVKNAEGYKAKLLELDRRFKNTLTHCKKDIFIHGGHFAFDYLAKRYNLKYISAYQGSPDAEPTPKRMIELKEKMKEYDIHYVYYEELIMPRVAEVIAKETGATLMRLHGAHNISKEDMDKGVTFVNIMEENLKNLKAGLQCQ
- a CDS encoding rhodanese-like domain-containing protein, giving the protein MRYTKLSQILRITGLLVLILTLVLMVSCILSQDLKRLSAEELKKMIDEGSKILIVDTRGEYEYRQGHIPGAINIPQEQFDNIEALMPKDKDMQIVFYCRGFG